In Methanomassiliicoccales archaeon, a single window of DNA contains:
- the ade gene encoding adenine deaminase: protein MKADLLLRGGKILDVFSGQFFTGDLAVDAGKILGFGAEEVEKVEDLDGAFVVPGLIDTHVHIESSKLSPREFACAVLPHGTTTAIADPHEIANVHGLEGIRWMIETTRDLPLRVFFMAPSCVPASPLETSGAILGPKEIREILSWERVIGLGEVMNFPGVLAGNPELLEKIAAAKGKLIDGHAPGLSGPDLWAYIRAGPKTDHECTTLSEAQEKLRAGMHILIREGTTARNLKALIPLLTPASAPFVHFCTDDREPETLLAEGHMDDVLRKAIELGVSPELAIQAATIHAARAYGLWGLGAMAPGYHADFLVLSDLSRFKVEEVYVAGKKVAEAGQLIANLSPSPPPPRGSMQVDPDRLSFRIPAQKGKARAIGIIPEQVVTEELWVAPKIVNGEVVADPAQDILKIAVVERHRGTGNVGLGLVQGFGLKAGALASTVAHDSHHIVVVGTNDADMQAAVAALVDLGGGQVVIKDGKILAALALPIAGLMSDRPLSEVERGCRELRRAAWSLGTKLSD, encoded by the coding sequence ATGAAAGCGGACCTTCTTCTGCGCGGGGGAAAGATCCTGGACGTGTTTTCTGGACAGTTCTTTACCGGAGATTTAGCCGTCGACGCTGGAAAAATCTTGGGGTTTGGGGCGGAGGAAGTGGAGAAAGTCGAAGATTTGGACGGCGCGTTCGTCGTCCCCGGTCTCATCGATACTCACGTGCACATTGAAAGCTCAAAACTTTCGCCGCGGGAATTTGCCTGCGCCGTCCTTCCCCACGGCACCACCACCGCTATCGCCGATCCCCACGAAATCGCCAACGTCCATGGCTTGGAAGGGATTCGCTGGATGATCGAGACTACCCGCGATCTTCCCCTTCGTGTCTTCTTCATGGCTCCCTCTTGCGTTCCGGCAAGCCCTTTGGAGACCTCGGGTGCGATCTTGGGGCCCAAAGAGATTCGGGAGATCCTTTCTTGGGAGCGGGTGATCGGCCTTGGAGAAGTTATGAATTTTCCCGGCGTTCTCGCAGGAAATCCGGAACTTTTAGAGAAAATTGCAGCAGCAAAGGGAAAACTCATCGATGGCCATGCACCCGGTCTTTCCGGGCCGGATCTTTGGGCTTATATCCGGGCCGGTCCGAAAACAGACCACGAGTGCACCACCCTCTCTGAGGCACAAGAAAAGCTGCGGGCTGGGATGCATATCCTCATCCGCGAGGGAACCACGGCCCGGAATCTCAAGGCCCTTATTCCCCTCCTCACCCCGGCCTCTGCGCCTTTTGTGCATTTCTGCACCGATGATCGCGAGCCGGAAACTCTGCTTGCCGAGGGACACATGGACGATGTGCTGCGCAAGGCCATTGAGCTCGGGGTTTCGCCGGAGCTCGCCATCCAGGCGGCCACGATCCACGCCGCCCGGGCCTATGGCCTTTGGGGCTTGGGAGCCATGGCTCCCGGGTATCACGCGGATTTCCTTGTCCTTTCTGATCTTTCCCGCTTCAAGGTGGAGGAGGTCTACGTGGCCGGAAAAAAGGTGGCCGAGGCCGGTCAGCTCATCGCGAATCTCTCTCCTTCTCCCCCGCCGCCCCGAGGCTCGATGCAGGTGGACCCGGACCGTTTGAGCTTTCGTATTCCCGCGCAGAAAGGAAAAGCCCGGGCCATCGGGATCATTCCCGAACAAGTTGTAACGGAGGAGCTATGGGTTGCGCCGAAGATCGTGAATGGGGAGGTGGTGGCCGATCCCGCGCAGGATATCCTCAAGATCGCGGTGGTGGAAAGGCATCGCGGCACGGGAAACGTGGGGCTGGGATTGGTGCAGGGCTTTGGCCTCAAGGCCGGGGCTCTGGCATCCACCGTGGCCCATGATTCCCACCATATCGTGGTGGTGGGGACAAACGATGCGGATATGCAAGCGGCGGTGGCTGCCCTTGTGGACTTGGGAGGCGGTCAGGTCGTGATCAAAGATGGGAAGATCCTCGCGGCTCTGGCCCTTCCCATCGCCGGACTCATGTCCGATCGCCCGCTTTCCGAAGTTGAACGAGGATGCAGGGAGCTTCGCCGTGCCGCCTGGTCCCTGGGAACGAAGCTTTCCGAT
- a CDS encoding DeoR/GlpR transcriptional regulator — protein sequence MVLAGLDTPHKYAYNETQLMERNSKKELTEFRRRRILEELRRRGAVRTVELARSFCVSPMTIRNDLAILAKRGLIEKVHGGAVVKEPVTAEPSYYEKATRNLEEKRRIGRKAAELIKEGMAVFIGNGTTTIEIVRALKEKPVPNLRVFTNALTHAVELAEIPQAEVYIIGGYLRGVSYAMVGPLAHRALEGVYFDIAFLGANGISVEHGVTIPSLEEAEIVSEVVKHAQRVVVVADHTKFGVITHGKIADLSRVNAVVVDEGLDLKWQAALGEFEIEVYLA from the coding sequence ATGGTGCTAGCTGGACTTGACACCCCGCATAAGTATGCTTATAATGAAACGCAACTTATGGAAAGAAATAGCAAAAAAGAGCTAACAGAGTTTCGCAGACGTCGCATCTTAGAGGAGCTTCGTCGTCGTGGTGCAGTGCGCACAGTGGAACTTGCTCGTTCGTTTTGCGTTTCCCCCATGACCATCCGTAACGACCTTGCAATTCTAGCTAAGAGAGGCCTAATCGAAAAAGTTCACGGAGGTGCAGTCGTTAAAGAGCCTGTTACAGCTGAGCCCTCGTACTACGAAAAAGCCACGCGTAATTTAGAGGAGAAACGTCGAATTGGCCGGAAAGCTGCAGAGCTAATCAAAGAAGGCATGGCAGTGTTCATTGGAAACGGGACTACTACAATAGAAATTGTGCGAGCTCTTAAAGAGAAGCCCGTTCCTAATTTACGTGTGTTCACTAATGCCTTGACGCATGCTGTTGAACTTGCCGAGATTCCTCAGGCAGAGGTCTACATAATCGGTGGTTATCTTAGGGGCGTGTCCTATGCTATGGTGGGGCCGCTTGCTCACCGCGCCCTGGAAGGCGTTTATTTTGACATTGCTTTTTTAGGAGCCAATGGGATTTCTGTGGAACACGGTGTTACCATTCCGTCCTTGGAGGAGGCAGAGATAGTTTCAGAGGTGGTCAAACACGCCCAACGTGTAGTGGTTGTAGCCGACCACACAAAATTTGGGGTTATTACTCACGGAAAAATTGCAGATCTTTCAAGGGTAAATGCAGTTGTTGTCGACGAGGGGTTGGACCTCAAGTGGCAGGCGGCTTTGGGGGAGTTTGAGATAGAGGTTTATCTTGCTTGA
- the ugpB gene encoding sn-glycerol-3-phosphate ABC transporter substrate-binding protein UgpB: protein MKKRLIGIVCSLLVLSCTGLAQQQVPEGRIEITFWYANKGLLGDAIVQLVDKFNASQNKYWVTATYKGGYATTLADAIAAFRAGQPPDIVQVYEVGTATMMAAISTGAVYPIYKLFEDTGVPFDSSQYIPAIAGYYSLPGGGLAALPFNTSTPVLWYNKDAFQAAGLDPNAPPSTWEELRFVAKKILETHAAEIPFTVSWFPWTMLECLATLHNVPFATLDNGFGGLETELALLQHPLFTHHLEYLLAMYNEGTFVYSGRDSTPDGTFPAGKAAMLIASSALRGRISREATFAWGETFLPFYPEYAPTPYASIIGGAALWVMRSPQASKEKLEGIATFLAFLAQPENVAWYHTYTGYLPVTIPGYELARAQGYYEQNPGADVPIRQLLREPVTPYTRGIRLGDYGAIRNLVYDEIEALLQGQQTVEQTLRNIVEKGNEILRNFESIYK, encoded by the coding sequence ATGAAGAAACGTTTAATTGGGATAGTGTGTAGTCTTTTGGTTTTAAGTTGTACAGGGTTAGCTCAGCAACAGGTGCCAGAAGGGCGCATCGAGATAACCTTCTGGTATGCTAATAAAGGGCTACTAGGGGACGCTATCGTCCAGTTGGTGGACAAATTCAACGCCTCGCAAAATAAATATTGGGTAACAGCGACTTACAAGGGGGGATACGCAACAACTTTAGCTGACGCCATCGCAGCTTTTAGAGCTGGCCAGCCACCTGACATTGTTCAAGTCTATGAAGTGGGTACGGCAACAATGATGGCAGCAATTAGCACTGGTGCAGTCTATCCAATATATAAACTATTCGAAGACACTGGGGTACCCTTCGACTCGAGCCAATACATCCCGGCAATAGCCGGATACTATTCCTTACCAGGCGGAGGTTTAGCCGCGCTGCCGTTTAATACGTCCACACCGGTTTTGTGGTATAATAAAGATGCGTTTCAAGCAGCAGGGCTAGATCCCAATGCTCCGCCAAGTACCTGGGAAGAATTGCGTTTTGTTGCCAAGAAGATCCTTGAAACTCACGCGGCAGAGATTCCATTCACAGTCTCCTGGTTCCCCTGGACAATGTTGGAGTGCTTAGCTACATTGCATAATGTACCTTTTGCCACACTTGATAACGGGTTTGGAGGGCTGGAAACAGAGCTTGCACTATTACAACACCCTCTCTTTACTCACCACTTGGAATACCTTCTTGCAATGTATAATGAAGGCACGTTTGTATATTCTGGCCGTGATAGCACTCCTGACGGTACTTTCCCAGCCGGAAAAGCCGCAATGCTTATTGCTAGCTCAGCACTCCGGGGTCGTATTAGTCGGGAAGCTACATTTGCTTGGGGCGAGACTTTTCTTCCCTTCTATCCAGAGTATGCACCGACACCTTATGCTTCCATAATTGGAGGGGCTGCATTGTGGGTAATGCGGAGCCCTCAGGCAAGCAAGGAAAAGCTTGAAGGAATAGCTACATTCTTAGCATTTTTGGCACAGCCTGAAAACGTTGCTTGGTACCACACTTATACAGGTTACCTACCTGTAACCATACCAGGCTATGAGCTCGCTCGCGCCCAAGGTTATTATGAACAGAACCCGGGGGCGGATGTGCCTATACGTCAACTTCTACGTGAACCTGTAACTCCGTATACCCGTGGCATTCGTCTGGGAGATTACGGAGCTATTAGAAATCTTGTTTACGACGAAATCGAAGCCTTGTTACAAGGTCAACAAACTGTGGAACAAACGCTACGCAACATCGTAGAGAAGGGCAACGAAATTCTCCGCAATTTCGAAAGCATCTATAAGTGA
- a CDS encoding ABC transporter permease subunit — MERPLFKHKILPMLLVFPQILLAVVFFIWPAVESFRQSLLKTDPFGLKTSFVGIANFKALFADARYIRAFRFSFELAIIVTFLTLTLAILFATIGHKRLRSTYIFRATMVMPYALAPAIAAVLWMFLFQPQIGIISRWAKLLGINWNYVVNTFQAKFLIVLVAIWQRLPYNFIFFTAALQSIPKELWDAAYVDGANEWHVFWRITFPLISPTSFFLLVVNTSYTLFNTFGIIDALTNGGPAGTTATLCYKAYLDGFVYLRLAQSAAESVVLLAIGMLLSILQFKFVQRRVQYAQV; from the coding sequence ATGGAAAGACCTCTATTTAAACACAAAATTCTCCCGATGTTGTTAGTATTTCCCCAAATTTTGTTGGCTGTGGTTTTCTTCATATGGCCAGCGGTTGAATCGTTCCGGCAATCTTTATTAAAAACAGACCCCTTTGGATTGAAAACGAGTTTTGTAGGTATTGCAAATTTTAAGGCCCTTTTCGCGGATGCCCGGTATATTCGGGCCTTTCGGTTTTCTTTTGAACTGGCCATTATAGTCACATTTTTGACGTTGACATTAGCTATATTATTTGCCACCATCGGGCACAAGCGCCTCCGGAGCACATACATATTCCGGGCAACAATGGTTATGCCTTATGCCCTAGCGCCAGCTATAGCTGCTGTACTTTGGATGTTTCTCTTTCAACCGCAAATTGGCATTATTAGTAGATGGGCTAAGCTTTTGGGTATCAATTGGAATTATGTTGTTAATACATTTCAAGCAAAGTTTCTGATCGTTCTTGTTGCTATTTGGCAAAGGTTACCTTATAATTTTATCTTTTTTACTGCAGCTTTACAATCAATTCCCAAAGAGTTGTGGGATGCAGCTTATGTCGACGGAGCGAATGAGTGGCATGTTTTTTGGCGCATCACATTCCCCTTAATCTCGCCCACGTCTTTCTTCTTACTGGTAGTTAACACAAGCTACACTTTGTTTAATACGTTCGGAATCATTGATGCCTTAACAAACGGTGGGCCAGCTGGCACTACAGCTACGCTTTGTTATAAAGCCTACCTTGATGGCTTTGTGTATCTGAGGCTGGCTCAATCTGCCGCTGAATCAGTGGTGCTACTTGCAATAGGTATGCTTTTATCCATATTGCAGTTCAAATTTGTTCAGCGGCGGGTGCAATATGCGCAAGTTTAA
- a CDS encoding ABC transporter permease subunit, with protein MRKFNNIRKIKRWFLRLLMYVVMFIGISFVFFPVFVVLIGATHDSAVIGRGAMPLVPGRSFMQNVLQAWKHGSTLVHTPPLSLMMVNSLLVAGAIAVGKVILSLLAAYSFVFFSFPFKEGFFWLIFITLMLPLETRLVTTYKIVATLKLLDTYTGLIIPHIISATGTLLLRQTLRNFPREMLEAARVDGAGVFRCLFSMIFPNIRPVIAALLVMFFLAGWNQYLWPLLILTKPSLYTVTIGIVKMTASGEALVDWGVVMAATTISLLVPFIIVVGFQKWLLMGLGVSPSK; from the coding sequence ATGCGCAAGTTTAACAATATAAGAAAAATAAAACGATGGTTTTTGCGATTATTAATGTATGTTGTTATGTTCATAGGAATTAGTTTTGTATTTTTCCCTGTCTTTGTAGTTCTCATTGGGGCAACTCACGACAGTGCTGTAATTGGGCGTGGCGCTATGCCGCTTGTTCCTGGGCGAAGCTTTATGCAAAACGTTTTACAGGCTTGGAAGCATGGCTCGACTTTAGTCCATACGCCGCCGCTATCTTTGATGATGGTTAACTCTCTTTTAGTGGCGGGAGCGATAGCAGTAGGCAAAGTGATCTTGTCCTTGTTGGCCGCTTATAGTTTTGTGTTTTTCTCGTTTCCCTTCAAGGAAGGGTTTTTCTGGTTAATCTTTATAACTTTAATGTTGCCTTTGGAAACGCGACTAGTCACCACTTACAAAATTGTAGCGACATTAAAACTTTTGGATACGTACACTGGTTTAATTATACCTCACATTATTTCTGCTACAGGCACTCTATTGTTACGCCAGACGCTCCGAAATTTTCCGCGCGAGATGCTAGAAGCAGCGCGCGTAGACGGCGCAGGTGTTTTTCGATGCTTGTTTTCTATGATTTTTCCAAATATTCGACCTGTAATCGCCGCTCTACTGGTTATGTTTTTCTTGGCCGGTTGGAATCAGTATCTCTGGCCTTTGCTTATTCTTACAAAACCTTCGTTATACACAGTTACTATTGGAATTGTAAAAATGACAGCGTCTGGAGAAGCTCTAGTAGATTGGGGAGTTGTAATGGCTGCGACTACGATTAGTTTGCTAGTACCCTTTATTATCGTCGTTGGCTTTCAAAAGTGGTTGTTAATGGGTTTGGGGGTTTCTCCGTCTAAATAA
- a CDS encoding metallophosphoesterase family protein, translating to MKNACLILLTWWSVVLGAHETVPWWGPVASVADVEKGVMSIGWRVPQASKSRFEIWDDQGIKQSNVVESNNRGICRVMIEGLNADSLYNYRVCSEENICSDVYSFRTPPTLGEFKPFTFLVYGDAQLNNDVHKNVANAMARENASFAVLVGDAVETPTEAEWTRFFECARSLLSTTLFYSVLGNHEQNSNWYYDFYEFPKGGGKDGDQWWAFWWGDVLFVGLDSNLQYLSAANFALFDKETLWLETVLAKEARYKFVFFHHPPFCSHPWANIALAATWAPLFEQYHVTAVFSGHIHFYEHLVRNTVHYFVTGGGSDPTSRLHSPRADGSVTGIEGIPHYLCVTVDFSGVTVRMVAVHGPKTTVMDTLYIFPNEP from the coding sequence ATGAAGAATGCATGTTTGATCTTGTTGACGTGGTGGTCTGTGGTTTTGGGAGCACACGAAACAGTGCCTTGGTGGGGACCTGTAGCTTCAGTTGCAGATGTAGAGAAAGGAGTTATGAGTATAGGTTGGAGAGTTCCGCAAGCGAGCAAAAGCCGGTTTGAAATATGGGATGATCAAGGAATAAAACAGAGTAATGTTGTGGAATCCAACAATAGAGGAATTTGTCGCGTGATGATTGAAGGACTGAACGCTGACAGCCTCTATAATTATCGTGTATGTTCTGAAGAAAATATATGCAGCGATGTATATAGTTTTAGAACTCCACCTACACTCGGGGAGTTTAAGCCTTTTACTTTTCTTGTGTATGGAGACGCCCAGTTAAACAACGACGTTCACAAAAATGTAGCTAATGCGATGGCCCGCGAAAACGCTAGTTTCGCAGTATTGGTTGGGGACGCTGTTGAAACACCAACCGAGGCGGAGTGGACAAGATTTTTTGAATGTGCGCGATCCTTGTTAAGCACCACATTGTTTTATTCAGTGTTGGGAAACCACGAACAAAACTCAAATTGGTATTATGATTTTTATGAATTTCCTAAAGGCGGAGGCAAAGATGGCGATCAATGGTGGGCTTTTTGGTGGGGGGACGTGCTCTTCGTAGGATTAGACTCAAATCTACAGTACCTTAGTGCAGCCAACTTTGCCCTTTTCGATAAGGAGACTTTATGGCTAGAAACAGTTTTAGCTAAGGAAGCGCGTTACAAATTTGTGTTTTTCCATCACCCTCCGTTTTGTTCTCACCCGTGGGCAAATATAGCGCTGGCTGCGACTTGGGCACCTTTGTTTGAGCAGTACCATGTAACAGCTGTTTTCAGTGGGCATATTCATTTTTACGAGCATTTGGTTCGCAATACTGTTCACTATTTTGTTACCGGGGGCGGGAGCGACCCTACGTCGCGTCTTCATTCACCGCGCGCTGACGGATCGGTCACTGGTATAGAGGGAATCCCGCACTATCTTTGTGTAACTGTTGACTTTAGTGGCGTAACTGTCAGGATGGTTGCAGTACATGGTCCAAAGACTACAGTTATGGACACTTTATACATCTTTCCGAACGAGCCATAA
- a CDS encoding EamA family transporter — protein MSIVLVAAIWASSFVLVKMALVYTGPFTLGGIRYFLGFLLLLPGLYGCRKSLTVKALKRCALIGFFQYVFGNGALFWALRTVSATVGSLTQSFTPVVVLGLERLFLREPFPGLTSAGVLLSVGGTVAFFVLGGKTAADWPGLGLLGLSLLGFTGMPILTREAARDNTIPVLPLTALPLGIGGGALLLIGLITEGLPCLPLKGWGLLLFLAGVNTALAYFLYTQALRYITATEASVILNFSPIGTALLAAAILGERIALPQSVALVAALGGVGLALLGKRLSS, from the coding sequence ATGAGTATAGTTTTAGTAGCGGCGATATGGGCCTCTTCATTTGTGCTGGTAAAGATGGCTTTGGTCTATACCGGTCCGTTTACCCTTGGCGGAATCCGCTATTTCCTGGGTTTTTTGCTTCTCTTGCCCGGGCTTTATGGATGCCGCAAATCCCTTACTGTAAAAGCCTTGAAGCGTTGTGCTCTAATTGGTTTTTTCCAATACGTTTTCGGCAATGGTGCGCTGTTTTGGGCCTTGCGCACGGTGTCTGCCACCGTCGGCTCCCTGACGCAGTCCTTCACTCCTGTGGTTGTTCTTGGGCTTGAGCGCTTGTTTCTTCGGGAACCTTTTCCCGGTTTGACCTCGGCTGGAGTGCTTCTCAGCGTGGGCGGGACCGTAGCCTTCTTTGTCCTCGGCGGAAAAACCGCCGCAGACTGGCCCGGCCTGGGCCTCTTGGGTTTAAGTCTCCTAGGATTCACAGGGATGCCCATCCTTACCAGGGAGGCGGCGCGGGACAACACGATCCCTGTCCTACCCCTTACCGCCCTTCCCTTAGGCATTGGTGGGGGTGCTCTCCTCCTTATTGGCCTCATCACCGAAGGTTTGCCTTGCCTTCCTTTAAAAGGGTGGGGCTTGCTTCTTTTTCTCGCTGGGGTGAACACAGCTTTAGCCTATTTTCTCTATACTCAAGCTTTGCGCTACATCACCGCTACGGAGGCTAGCGTTATTCTAAATTTTAGTCCTATAGGCACAGCCCTGCTTGCCGCAGCTATATTAGGTGAGCGAATAGCCCTGCCACAATCTGTGGCATTGGTGGCCGCCTTGGGCGGGGTGGGTCTGGCCTTATTGGGAAAGAGGTTGAGCTCATGA
- a CDS encoding HAD-IIA family hydrolase, whose amino-acid sequence MSLRGYLLDLDGTVYRGDKLIPGVATALCTLRARGRKVLFISNKPLYSRKDYAEKLTQLGIPAEESDVLNSSFILACQLAKEAPSAKVFAIGEPPLLEELRRAGLQLSENPAEIQYVIAAFDRTFDYRKLNIAFQALKRGARFYATNPDRTCPVEDGEIPDAAAVIAALEATTGRKVEKVFGKPSHYMIQTALEILGLPPEKCAMVGDRLETDIRMAKENGLTAILVLTGVTRPEDLKSSPLQPDYVLPSLAELPDLDEKIGGEG is encoded by the coding sequence ATGAGTCTACGGGGATATTTGTTGGATTTGGACGGTACAGTTTATCGGGGAGACAAGCTTATCCCCGGCGTCGCGACGGCTCTGTGCACCCTTCGCGCGCGAGGAAGAAAAGTGCTCTTTATTTCAAACAAACCGTTATACTCTCGTAAGGATTACGCCGAAAAACTCACGCAATTGGGCATTCCAGCCGAAGAAAGTGACGTCCTCAATTCCTCGTTTATCTTGGCCTGTCAGCTAGCTAAGGAAGCACCGAGCGCCAAGGTTTTCGCCATCGGTGAACCACCTCTTCTGGAGGAATTGCGCCGCGCTGGGTTGCAACTGAGCGAGAACCCTGCGGAAATCCAATATGTAATCGCTGCCTTCGATCGTACATTTGATTACCGCAAGCTCAATATCGCCTTTCAGGCTTTAAAACGTGGAGCGAGATTTTACGCTACCAATCCGGATCGTACATGCCCAGTGGAGGATGGAGAAATCCCTGATGCTGCTGCGGTGATTGCTGCCTTAGAGGCTACCACTGGAAGAAAGGTCGAGAAAGTTTTTGGCAAGCCTTCCCATTACATGATACAAACCGCCCTCGAGATTTTAGGTCTTCCACCGGAGAAATGCGCAATGGTGGGCGACCGCTTGGAAACTGATATTCGTATGGCGAAAGAAAACGGCCTCACTGCGATTCTTGTGCTTACCGGAGTTACTCGTCCCGAGGATTTGAAAAGCTCTCCCCTCCAACCGGACTACGTGCTCCCAAGCCTCGCTGAGCTCCCGGATTTGGATGAAAAAATCGGAGGTGAAGGATGA
- a CDS encoding Ldh family oxidoreductase, with the protein MIERIRVPVEELRQFVEEVFLRLGVPKGDAEICADVLLAADLRGIESHGVSRLMLYVKRIRNGTVSPVTKLLVVREGPTTAVLDAQDGLGMVAGYRAMELAIRKARAFGLGAVVVRNSSHYGIAGYYAFMAAKEGMIGMSFTNARPSVAPTFGVEPMLGTNPIAFACPTDEPFPFCFDAATSVSQRGKIEVLARLGKPTPVGWVIDREGQPATDSRAILDGLPKGLYAFLPLGGAGEELGGHKGYGLATMVEILCSALSGGPFLKELADQDAEGKPKPSRLGHFFLALDIQRFLPLEEFKKLAGDILRALRASAKAPGADRIYTAGEKAYLREQEIRAKGVPLDPQLGEILKKLAEELGIHPHPFA; encoded by the coding sequence ATGATCGAGAGGATCCGCGTACCTGTAGAGGAATTGCGGCAGTTTGTGGAGGAGGTTTTCCTGCGCTTAGGCGTGCCAAAAGGGGATGCCGAGATCTGCGCGGATGTGCTTTTGGCTGCAGATCTCCGGGGCATCGAATCCCATGGGGTCAGTCGCCTCATGCTCTATGTAAAGCGCATCCGAAACGGAACAGTTTCACCGGTGACAAAACTCCTTGTGGTGCGGGAAGGGCCGACCACAGCCGTTCTCGATGCCCAAGATGGCCTGGGGATGGTGGCCGGATATCGAGCCATGGAATTGGCCATCCGCAAGGCCAGAGCCTTCGGGTTGGGCGCGGTGGTGGTGCGCAATTCCTCCCACTACGGCATCGCCGGGTACTACGCCTTCATGGCCGCAAAAGAGGGGATGATCGGCATGAGCTTCACCAATGCCCGGCCCAGTGTAGCTCCCACTTTCGGGGTGGAACCGATGCTCGGAACAAACCCCATTGCCTTTGCCTGTCCCACCGACGAGCCTTTTCCATTTTGCTTCGATGCCGCTACTTCCGTATCTCAGCGTGGAAAAATCGAAGTCCTTGCCCGTCTGGGAAAGCCAACGCCTGTGGGATGGGTGATCGATCGGGAGGGCCAACCGGCTACCGATAGCCGAGCGATCCTCGATGGCCTTCCCAAGGGTCTTTATGCCTTCCTGCCCCTGGGCGGGGCCGGGGAGGAACTGGGCGGGCACAAAGGGTACGGGCTGGCCACGATGGTGGAGATCCTCTGTTCGGCTCTCTCCGGCGGGCCTTTCTTGAAGGAGCTTGCCGATCAGGACGCGGAGGGAAAGCCCAAGCCTTCACGGCTTGGCCATTTCTTTTTGGCTCTAGATATCCAGCGGTTCCTGCCTTTGGAGGAGTTCAAGAAGCTTGCGGGCGATATCCTTCGAGCGCTGCGGGCTTCGGCCAAGGCTCCTGGTGCAGATCGTATTTATACTGCCGGGGAAAAAGCCTATCTCCGTGAGCAAGAGATCCGGGCCAAGGGGGTTCCCCTCGATCCTCAGCTGGGCGAGATCCTGAAGAAACTGGCCGAAGAGCTGGGCATTCATCCGCATCCCTTTGCCTAA